A part of Jiangella alba genomic DNA contains:
- a CDS encoding PRC-barrel domain-containing protein, with protein MTTDTPHTLVHLTDSGLAVTADDDVRGREVVDRNGDEVGTVDDLVVDPEEKKVRFLQVGSGGFLGLGERKQLIPVDAIVRIDEKVHIAQDRGHVAGAPAYDPDLVPAGEYYEELYGYYGYPPFWAAGYAYPPYPFYL; from the coding sequence ATGACCACCGACACCCCGCACACGCTGGTCCACCTCACCGACTCCGGCCTGGCCGTGACCGCCGACGACGACGTGCGCGGCCGCGAGGTCGTCGACCGCAACGGCGACGAGGTCGGCACCGTCGACGACCTCGTCGTCGACCCGGAGGAGAAGAAGGTGCGCTTCCTGCAGGTCGGCTCCGGCGGCTTCCTCGGCCTCGGCGAGCGGAAGCAGCTGATCCCCGTCGACGCGATCGTGCGGATCGACGAGAAGGTGCACATCGCCCAGGACCGCGGCCACGTGGCCGGTGCGCCGGCCTACGACCCGGACCTGGTGCCGGCCGGCGAGTACTACGAGGAGTTGTACGGCTACTACGGCTACCCGCCGTTCTGGGCGGCCGGCTACGCGTACCCGCCGTACCCGTTCTACCTGTAA
- a CDS encoding Na+/H+ antiporter has protein sequence MQLLLVVVGAIAVTAVANRRGLQASIVVVVLASAVSFVPGLPRFELEPDLILSVVLPPLLYSAALDFSVYSLARNLRPILSLGVGMVVVSTLVTGVVANWVVPGLGLVSALVLGAVVAPPDAVSAVAIGRKLGLPKRLMTILTGESLVNDATALTIFTLAVAAAAGSHPFISNALLLFVYSAVVGVGVGVALAAGVHWTRQRLGESGLETALGLVVPFAAFLFAEELHASGVLAVVAAGFWLGHHDADAGFETRLQGRQVWRSLDTLLEAFVFAYMGLQCKFVFADLGLADGEWARFVLSAVVVLLTVLLIRPFWVFLTYGQRVLRRRYLRLPWRRRRRRPRPHQPLPRAQLTVLSWSGMRGVVTLAAAAGVPALTASGEPFPGRSTIQALAFVVAVGSLVIQAPTLPMLVRRMNIDDEAEREEESEEVRRARQIARAAAEQTLRDLLDHPPPGADPVVLSTMRDRFAAAMRARHSADALDAEVEEAEHAPAVRETMVAVRREILAAQRLALTAARDAGELDDEIMRRELERLDYEEAAAAAD, from the coding sequence ATGCAGTTGCTGCTCGTGGTGGTGGGCGCGATCGCGGTGACCGCGGTCGCCAACCGGCGCGGGCTGCAGGCGTCGATCGTGGTCGTGGTGCTGGCGTCGGCGGTGTCGTTCGTGCCCGGGCTGCCGCGGTTCGAGCTGGAACCCGACCTCATCCTCAGCGTCGTGCTGCCGCCGCTGCTGTACTCCGCGGCGCTGGACTTCTCCGTCTACAGCCTGGCCCGTAACCTGCGCCCGATCCTGTCCCTCGGCGTCGGCATGGTGGTCGTGTCGACGCTGGTCACGGGCGTGGTGGCGAACTGGGTGGTGCCGGGGCTCGGGCTGGTGTCGGCGCTGGTGCTGGGCGCGGTCGTCGCGCCGCCGGACGCCGTCAGCGCGGTCGCGATCGGTCGGAAGCTGGGGCTGCCGAAGCGGCTGATGACGATCCTGACCGGGGAGAGCCTGGTCAACGACGCGACCGCGCTGACCATCTTCACGCTGGCGGTGGCCGCGGCGGCCGGCAGCCACCCGTTCATCAGCAACGCGCTGCTGCTGTTCGTGTACTCGGCGGTGGTCGGCGTCGGTGTCGGCGTGGCGCTGGCCGCGGGCGTGCACTGGACCCGTCAGCGGCTGGGCGAGAGCGGCCTGGAGACGGCGCTCGGGCTGGTGGTGCCGTTCGCCGCGTTCCTGTTCGCCGAGGAGCTGCACGCGTCCGGCGTCCTCGCCGTCGTCGCCGCGGGGTTCTGGCTCGGCCACCACGACGCCGACGCCGGGTTCGAGACGCGGCTGCAGGGCCGGCAGGTCTGGCGCAGCCTGGACACTCTGCTCGAGGCGTTCGTCTTCGCCTACATGGGGCTGCAGTGCAAGTTCGTCTTCGCCGACCTGGGGCTGGCGGACGGCGAGTGGGCGCGGTTCGTGCTGTCGGCCGTCGTCGTGCTGCTGACGGTGCTGCTGATCCGGCCGTTCTGGGTGTTCCTCACCTACGGCCAGCGGGTGCTGCGACGGCGCTACCTGCGGCTCCCGTGGCGACGGCGCCGGCGGCGGCCGCGTCCCCACCAGCCGCTGCCCCGGGCGCAGCTCACGGTGCTCTCGTGGTCGGGCATGCGCGGGGTGGTGACGCTGGCCGCGGCGGCCGGTGTGCCCGCCCTGACGGCGTCCGGCGAGCCGTTCCCGGGCCGCAGCACCATCCAGGCGCTCGCGTTCGTCGTCGCCGTCGGGAGCCTGGTCATCCAGGCGCCGACGCTGCCGATGCTCGTCCGGCGCATGAACATCGACGACGAGGCGGAGCGCGAGGAGGAGTCCGAGGAGGTCCGGCGGGCCCGCCAGATCGCCCGGGCGGCGGCCGAGCAGACCCTGCGCGACCTGCTCGACCACCCGCCGCCGGGCGCCGATCCCGTCGTCCTCAGCACCATGCGGGACCGGTTCGCCGCCGCGATGCGGGCCCGGCACTCCGCCGACGCGCTCGACGCCGAGGTCGAGGAGGCCGAGCACGCCCCCGCGGTGCGCGAGACCATGGTCGCCGTCCGCCGCGAGATCCTCGCCGCCCAGCGGCTGGCCCTCACCGCCGCCCGCGACGCCGGCGAGCTGGACGACGAGATCATGCGGCGCGAGCTGGAGCGGCTGGACTACGAGGAGGCGGCCGCCGCGGCCGACTGA
- the ligD gene encoding non-homologous end-joining DNA ligase → MSSSQVLEVAGREVTITHPDKVVFPDGGHTKLDLVTYYLTVADGALRGVEGRPMILKRFVKGIDQEAFFQKRAPQKRPDWVEVATLRYRSGTFADEVVVRDAAALAWVVNLGCIDLNPHPVRAEDLDRPDELRIDLDPNPGIEWAQILDVAQVAREVLQDHGLSAWPKTSGSRGFHIYTRIDPLWSYRQVRLAAESVAREVENRAPGIATAKWWKEEREGVFVDFNQNAKDRTVASAYSVRAKADARVSMPLTWDEVPGCRAEDYTLATAPRRYAEIGDPWAGIETSAGSLEPLLELAERLGPAEKPPKGTGRRTQTMPLIEIARAKTKDEALAGLERWKQRHTDVVPHLEPADILVDGMRGRSSLWYRIRVNLQHVPDERRPEQEPLEVDYDPWAGTPWANAGEAVREAREAARDSTPG, encoded by the coding sequence ATGTCGTCCTCGCAGGTGCTGGAGGTCGCCGGGCGTGAGGTGACGATCACCCATCCAGACAAGGTGGTCTTCCCCGACGGCGGCCACACCAAGCTGGACCTCGTCACCTACTACCTGACGGTCGCCGACGGCGCGCTGCGCGGCGTCGAGGGCCGGCCGATGATCCTCAAGCGGTTCGTCAAGGGCATCGACCAGGAGGCGTTCTTCCAGAAGCGCGCCCCGCAGAAGCGGCCCGACTGGGTCGAGGTGGCGACGCTGCGCTACCGCTCCGGCACCTTCGCCGACGAGGTGGTGGTGCGCGACGCCGCGGCGCTGGCGTGGGTGGTGAACCTCGGCTGCATCGACCTCAACCCGCACCCCGTCCGCGCCGAGGACCTCGACCGTCCGGACGAGCTGCGCATCGACCTCGACCCCAACCCGGGCATCGAGTGGGCGCAGATCCTCGACGTCGCGCAGGTGGCGCGTGAAGTGCTGCAGGACCACGGGCTGAGCGCCTGGCCGAAGACGTCCGGCTCGCGCGGCTTCCACATCTACACCCGCATCGACCCGCTGTGGTCGTACCGGCAGGTGCGGCTGGCCGCCGAGAGCGTGGCCCGCGAGGTCGAGAACCGCGCGCCCGGCATCGCCACGGCGAAGTGGTGGAAGGAAGAGCGCGAGGGCGTCTTCGTCGACTTCAACCAGAACGCCAAGGACCGCACCGTCGCCTCCGCCTACTCCGTCCGCGCCAAGGCCGACGCCCGGGTGTCGATGCCGCTGACGTGGGACGAGGTCCCCGGCTGCCGGGCCGAGGACTACACGCTGGCCACCGCACCGCGCCGGTACGCCGAGATCGGCGACCCGTGGGCCGGCATCGAGACGTCCGCCGGATCGCTGGAGCCGCTGCTCGAGCTGGCCGAACGGCTCGGGCCGGCCGAGAAGCCGCCGAAGGGCACCGGGCGGCGCACGCAGACGATGCCGCTCATCGAGATCGCCCGGGCCAAGACCAAGGACGAGGCGCTGGCCGGGCTGGAGCGCTGGAAGCAGCGCCACACCGACGTCGTGCCGCACCTCGAACCGGCCGACATCCTGGTCGACGGCATGCGCGGGCGCAGCTCGCTCTGGTACCGCATCCGCGTCAACCTGCAGCACGTGCCCGACGAGCGCCGCCCCGAGCAGGAGCCGCTCGAGGTCGACTACGACCCGTGGGCCGGCACGCCGTGGGCCAACGCCGGCGAGGCGGTGCGCGAGGCGCGCGAGGCGGCCCGCGACTCCACGCCCGGCTGA
- a CDS encoding sigma-70 family RNA polymerase sigma factor, translated as MAHHGHRRAAVRSEPREPDEDYDLVGQYLKQIGATPLLSAAEEVELARRIEAGVYAASLLESGTGAAAPAELEALVRDGERAKDHMIRANLRLVVSAARKYYRNTGLSFLDVVQEGNLGLIRAVEKFDYAKGFKFSTYAMWWIRQAIERGKAERARTIRLPVHVLESIAKLGRVERGLQAALDRQPTIAEAAAESGLTEARVAELRRIARDTISLDTPVGDEGSASIGDLIEDTEILQAPDVVEYHALAQELRALVDTLPPREALIITLRYGLHDGREHTLQEVGERVGLTKERVRQLEKQSIAELRDPQRRSPLLEWAG; from the coding sequence ATGGCACATCACGGGCATCGGCGCGCGGCGGTGCGGAGCGAACCGCGGGAGCCGGACGAGGACTACGACCTCGTCGGTCAGTACCTCAAGCAGATCGGCGCCACGCCGCTGCTGTCGGCGGCCGAGGAGGTCGAGCTGGCGCGTCGCATCGAGGCCGGCGTGTACGCGGCGTCGCTGCTGGAGTCGGGTACCGGAGCGGCCGCGCCGGCCGAGCTGGAGGCGCTGGTGCGCGACGGTGAACGGGCCAAGGACCACATGATCCGCGCGAACCTGCGGCTGGTCGTGTCGGCGGCGCGCAAGTACTACCGCAACACCGGGTTGTCCTTCCTGGACGTCGTGCAGGAGGGCAACCTCGGGCTGATCCGGGCCGTGGAGAAGTTCGACTACGCGAAGGGGTTCAAGTTCTCGACCTACGCGATGTGGTGGATCCGGCAGGCCATCGAGCGCGGCAAGGCCGAGCGGGCCCGGACGATCCGGCTGCCGGTGCACGTCCTGGAGAGCATCGCGAAGCTCGGCCGGGTGGAGCGCGGCCTGCAGGCGGCCCTCGACCGCCAGCCGACGATCGCGGAGGCGGCCGCCGAGTCCGGCCTGACGGAGGCCCGCGTCGCCGAACTGCGCCGCATCGCCCGCGACACCATCAGCCTCGACACCCCGGTCGGCGACGAGGGCAGCGCCAGCATCGGCGACCTCATCGAGGACACCGAGATCCTGCAGGCCCCCGACGTCGTCGAGTACCACGCGCTGGCCCAGGAGCTGCGGGCGCTGGTCGACACGCTGCCGCCGCGCGAGGCCCTGATCATCACGCTCCGGTACGGCCTGCACGACGGCCGGGAGCACACGTTGCAGGAGGTCGGCGAGCGCGTCGGCCTCACGAAGGAGCGGGTGCGACAGCTGGAGAAGCAGTCGATCGCCGAGCTGCGCGACCCGCAGCGCCGCTCGCCGCTGCTGGAGTGGGCCGGCTGA